From the Salvelinus alpinus chromosome 32, SLU_Salpinus.1, whole genome shotgun sequence genome, one window contains:
- the LOC139562484 gene encoding calcium homeostasis modulator protein 2-like, translating into MAALITENFKFVSLFFKSKDVMIFNGLIALGTVASQTMYNIFAFDCPCSSGRNYLYGLAAIGVPALAFYLVGIMLNKSTWDLVSECRLRRCRKLSGAAAFAVLGTIIGRAAVAPVTWAVISLLRGEAYVCALSEFVDPSTLEGFPSGQGLEVMARFPCKATVPQEMQGFWAEIERRLKYESQLLGWLMVAGMAVVLFLLLCMKRCCSPLGYQQEAYWSQFRSNEHDLFQRTADVHTRILAVESVKSYFGFVALEKEEKQQLEEHQSANPISSTEWNRITGICLYREKKGLPLYSRLNKWAQYSVENNIDAMEKEMDTLS; encoded by the exons ATGGCTGCTCTCATCACAGAGAACTTCAAGTTTGTCTCGCTCTTCTTCAAGAGCAAGGACGTAATGATCTTCAATGGCCTGATAGCCCTGGGCACGGTGGCCAGTCAGACCATGTACAACATATTTGCCTTCGACTGCCCGTGCTCCTCCGGGCGGAACTATCTCTATGGCCTGGCAGCCATCGGGGTGCCCGCCCTGGCATTCTACCTCGTTGGCATCATGCTGAATAAGAGTACCTGGGATCTGGTGTCTGAGTGCCGCCTCAGGAGGTGCCGGAAACTATCGGGGGCAGCTGCCTTCGCCGTCCTGGGCACTATCATTGGCAGAGCGGCCGTGGCTCCCGTGACGTGGGCTGTCATCTCACTGTTACGTGGGGAGGCCTATGTCTGTGCCCTCAGTGAGTTTGTGGACCCTTCAACCTTGGAGGGTTTTCCCTCTgggcaggggttagaggtcatggCCAGGTTTCCCTGTAAGGCCACGGTCCCACAGGAGATGCAGGGATTTTGGGCGGAGATTGAACGCCGGCTGAAGTATGAGTCTCAG CTGCTAGGGTGGCTGATGGTGGCGGGGATGGCAGTGGTTCTGTTCCTCCTGCTGTGCATGAAGCGCTGCTGCTCTCCCCTGGGCTACCAACAGGAGGCGTACTGGTCCCAGTTCCGCTCCAACGAGCACGACCTCTTCCAGCGCACGGCCGACGTGCACACCCGTATCCTGGCTGTTGAGAGTGTGAAGAGCTACTTTGGCTTCGTGGCCCTGGAAAAAGAGGAGAAACAGCAGCTGGAGGAGCACCAGAGTGCCAACCCCATCTCTAGTACAGAGTGGAACCGGATCACTGGGATCTGCTTGTACAGAGAGAAAAAGGGATTGCCCCTCTATAGCCGCCTCAACAAGTGGGCTCAGTACAGTGTGGAGAACAACATAGACgccatggagaaagagatggacaCTCTGAGCTGA